A genomic region of Candidozyma auris chromosome 5, complete sequence contains the following coding sequences:
- a CDS encoding polynucleotide 5'-hydroxyl-kinase, with translation MSAFAALNRSSNKSSEASLYNANLSGTITSSNVTLGPKNAIFMDSAVLVGLNKDEFIMVDGFYDLSVVKGCASVNNLFKISSGNAYPVVTSKNESLPVICGLESEESTQTGVLPSYSTVIKLSNLDTGLQNFGFISPNLQDLFHTQPSSPYTFEVVETPRNNVVGLRVDQKAHYAITEVSEKLRFQESRAAIVVGASFCGRSTFADLLVNNMLLAGVQRVALIDLDPSSPKFTPTGCIGLTFHSQISIGVHLQTHDSNNKLHFYGHEDPAVAPSYYFRCTESLKKHYITHWKSIPLIVITPGNIRGFGRETLAHLFKVFGDLEPSLIYLSHNNYLSIGNFEPDEFEVQDNPDDEVLADLTYKTVYKLDSTRRKPKYSGILASEIALLQYFHRISRHHWDFSSFLLESAPSILSFTPGNEFSVPLITSLHEPVKCLNESEMQTFIEASVVALCAINVPKVHSSLLLNSLTQSNCCISTALSFVFALFTQ, from the coding sequence ATGAGTGCCTTTGCCGCCTTAAACCGACTGTCAAACAAATCCTCTGAGGCACTGCTATACAATGCTAATCTTAGTGGTACCATCACTTCCTCCAATGTCACCTTGGGACCTAAGAATGCCATCTTCATGGATTCTGCAGTGCTAGTAGGGCTCAACAAAGACGAATTCATTATGGTGGATGGCTTCTACGACCTTTCAGTGGTTAAGGGATGTGCATCAGTAAACAATTTATTCAAGATCTCGTCGGGAAATGCGTATCCCGTGGTGACCAGTAAGAATGAGTCGCTCCCTGTAATCTGTGGGCTAGAAAGCGAAGAAAGCACACAAACAGGTGTTCTACCATCTTATTCAACCGTTATAAAGCTTTCAAACTTGGACACTGGCTTACAGAATTTTGGGTTTATCCTGCCAAATCTCCAGGATCTATTTCACACACAGCCAAGCTCACCCTACACGTTTGAGGTGGTGGAGACACCAAGGAATAATGTTGTTGGGCTTCGTGTGgatcaaaaagctcattaTGCGATCACAGAGGTATCAGAAAAGCTTCGCTTTCAAGAATCGAGGGCTGCTATCGTTGTGGGTGCTTCCTTCTGTGGAAGGCTGACCTTCGCCGATTTGCTAGTAAATAATATGCTTCTTGCGGGAGTTCAGAGGGTTGCACTTATAGACTTAGACCCAAGTAGCCCCAAGTTTACTCCCACAGGATGCATCGGCTTGACATTTCATTCCCAAATCTCAATTGGTGTACATCTTCAAACACATGACTCCAACAACAAACTACACTTTTACGGACACGAGGACCCCGCGGTGGCGCCATCCTACTACTTTCGTTGCACGGAGAGCTTAAAAAAGCATTATATCACACATTGGAAGTCAATCCCTTTAATTGTGATTACCCCAGGTAACATTCGTGGGTTTGGAAGAGAGACGTTGGCTCATTTATTCAAGGTTTTCGGTGACCTAGAGCCTTCACTTATCTATTTGTCACACAACAACTATCTAAGCATAGGCAACTTTGAACCCGATGAGTTTGAGGTCCAGGATAACCCAGACGATGAAGTCCTTGCCGATCTCACTTACAAAACTGTCTATAAATTGGATTccacgagaagaaagcccAAGTATCTGGGCATTCTCGCATCTGAAATCGCCTTACTTCAGTATTTTCACAGGATCTCTCGCCATCATTGGGACTTCAGttcatttcttttggaGCTGGCACCTCTGATTCTCAGCTTCACACCAGGCAACGAATTCTCTGTTCCACTAATTACCTCTCTTCATGAGCCAGTCAAATGTTTGAATGAAAGTGAGATGCAAACGTTTATCGAGGCCTCTGTTGTGGCCCTTTGTGCAATTAATGTTCCCAAAGTTCACTCCAgtcttctcctcaattCATTAACACAACTGAATTGCTGCATCTCGACTGCACTTTCATTTGTCTTTGCATTGTTCACTCAATAa